ACACACACAAAGGCGAAACCCTTAATTATTATTATATATATATAAAGAAGCGACAGAGAGGAGAGCGTTTGTTTGTTTGTTCTAATTTAAACCAAACAGCCTGTTCTTGCTTTGTCCCTTTTTGCTAACAAATCATGCTTATTGGGCTGGGTGGTTACTGCTTTTATATTAGTTCTCTAATCATCAACTGGTTTAGATATTTTTTTTCTCACTTCTTATCCTCTTTTTTTAATCATCATTACACACTCACCAAACTTATCCTTCTCTCTCTCTTTTTTTTTTGGGCTCAACATTACAGCTCTCTCTTTCTTGCTCATTTTGCTTTTATTTCTTTGCTTATTTGTCCCTTAGGTTATTTATTTTACGGAATTATATTATTGTTTTAAATTATTTAATCAAATTTCGCAGAATAAAGACAACGGATTCCCTGACATTACTATACTTTTTTTGGGTAAAAAGGCTATTTTCTATACCTTTTTGCGTGTAAAAAATCTTAGAAAATTATTCTTTTTAGTTCATGAATAATCATCATCAGTAAATAAAAAAGAGAGAAATCCCCACTACAAAAACCAGCGGAACACGAAAAAAATCCCCGGTAAACACCGCACAAACGAGAGATATTTTTTTTCATCTCGTCTTCTGCAAAGAAAATGACACAAGTAATGGTGTCTCCATATGAGCGCCAACCCGTAATTACATTATTTCTTAATTCATATCTGTTTCCAATATATATAAACAAAAATGATAAATTTGAGAGATAAGATCTCTTTGATATCAGAGTTTAGTTATGTTAATTTTGGAATATTTGAAATTTGAAATTTGAAATTTGAAATTTGAAAGAAGATTTTAACAGACATTTTGGAAAATAAAAAAAATCTTAGGAGATTATGATACACATGTATGATAAAAAAAATTACTTACAAAAGAACAAATTAACAAAAAAATACTGAAAGAAAACCTATTCATATATAGTTGAAGATCATTAATTAAGTAGAAAGAAAGATGACACAGTAAGCGTTTTAAGAAGAAATCCCACGTTGCAAAGTGTCCAGAGAACGTACAACATACCATCAGCTGCTGCCGGCGGCGGCGCGGTCTTCTCGGTTAACATCATCGAGAATGACGACCAGAGAGGCGATGAAGGCATAATCGACGTTTGGATAAACCGTCACGGAGAAATTGTCCTTTCCCAAGAACACGCTCTGCACAGTGTGCTTCTTGTGCATCTATTATACATATACAAAAAACCATTCCAGTTAAATCACTAACCAAGTATTCAAAGTAGTTTTGTCCTATTTTTTTATATATTTAAAGTCAAACAATACATAAAACGTGGAGAGAGAGTAATGTTTACTTGGGCAACGATGGCGTCAGATTCGCCGGCGTAGACGACACAAGAGCGCTCGAGCCAGCTCCCTTTGACCCTGAAATCACATCTCTTCTCTTCCTTGTTGTGACTCAAAAACACATCAAGTTTGGTCTTAAACTGAAGCATCGACGATCTCTTCACCGTGTACAGCAGATCACGCTGCTCCGTACTCCCTCCTCTAAATACTTGCCATCTGTCATGCAAGCTCACCATCTGCAATATATAAAATTTAATTTAGTTAAAGCCCTAGCTAGTACATTCAAACAGATCTTAATTAATTAGATCTACGGACCTTCTCTCTCAAAGTCAAGACCGGAGATCCAGAACCATCCAATAAGATCCTCTTGTCGTGAAGGCCAAACACCGGCTCCTTCACCTTGAACATCAGGTTCCCGTTAACGTCCGTTATAACGAAGTTACCGTCAGTCAACTTCATCATCTTCCGCACGATCGCTAGATCCACGGGGTACGGAGCGCAGAACCTTTGATCCACTATCCCTCCTGCGATGCCACCTGCTTGTGGAGGCGGAGGAGCCGAAGGGGCTGTCCCTGGTGGGTAAGCGTACACATAAGGCTGCTCCATTTTTCTTATTTCTTCTCCCTCACAAAATGTATTGTTTTTTTTTTTTTTTTTTTTTTACCAGGATGGGTTCTGGCCTTCGGCCTTAATCCACCCTAGATCCGGTGCCGGCCTGCGCTGATACCGATAACATGGCGTAAAACACCCCTCCCCATGGGAATCAAACTAAAGGTGCAATGGAACCTACTCCAAACACTAAACCACTGGCCCAACGCACCTTGGATCACAAAATGTATTGTTTTGGTATAATAATATATGCTCTCTC
This genomic interval from Brassica oleracea var. oleracea cultivar TO1000 chromosome C2, BOL, whole genome shotgun sequence contains the following:
- the LOC106327030 gene encoding protein LURP-one-related 15 produces the protein MEQPYVYAYPPGTAPSAPPPPQAGGIAGGIVDQRFCAPYPVDLAIVRKMMKLTDGNFVITDVNGNLMFKVKEPVFGLHDKRILLDGSGSPVLTLREKMVSLHDRWQVFRGGSTEQRDLLYTVKRSSMLQFKTKLDVFLSHNKEEKRCDFRVKGSWLERSCVVYAGESDAIVAQMHKKHTVQSVFLGKDNFSVTVYPNVDYAFIASLVVILDDVNREDRAAAGSS